AGCTGGTCCGGAACCATCCGCTGGCGGGACGGGCACTGAGCGCGCTCGACCGGTAGAGCCGGTAGAGCAGCGGGGCCGCTCCGGGGCGGCCGGTGGTGTCACTTGGTGAGGGTGACGCGGAAGACGGGGTGGTCGCCTGCGGCCGCCTCGATCTCCGCGTCCGTGGACTTGGCGGTGACGCCCTTGAAGTACTGGTTGACCTCCCAGCCCCACTTCTCCAGGTAGCCGCGCAGCACCGGCAGCTTCTCGGCGTCCGGGACCTCCTCGACCGTGAACGCGCGTGTCTTGCGCCCCACGCGCAGCTCGCCCCCGCCCGCCACCCGCATATTGCGCACCCACTGCGAGTGCCCGCGCGCCGAGACCAGGTACTGGGCTCCTTCGTACGTGAACGGGTTCACCGGGATGCGCTGCATCTGCCCGCTCTTGCGTCCCCGGACGGAGAGCTCG
This Streptomyces sp. NBC_01283 DNA region includes the following protein-coding sequences:
- a CDS encoding nitroreductase family deazaflavin-dependent oxidoreductase, which translates into the protein MSSSPSDASSSSSPTPYYLKGSPLAVRLNSVVGWLARRGISLMGSAELSVRGRKSGQMQRIPVNPFTYEGAQYLVSARGHSQWVRNMRVAGGGELRVGRKTRAFTVEEVPDAEKLPVLRGYLEKWGWEVNQYFKGVTAKSTDAEIEAAAGDHPVFRVTLTK